Genomic window (Pseudoliparis swirei isolate HS2019 ecotype Mariana Trench chromosome 23, NWPU_hadal_v1, whole genome shotgun sequence):
atcaaatgatAAGGTTATACATTAgattttaaagacatttaaaccaCTTACAAAATtggatttatttaaaacatgtgaTATGGTTATTATGCTCCATCAAGAATTCAAACTTACATGCTGACAGCTCGCTGGTTGCCATGTCACTTCTAAAAGCAGCAAGAAAATTGTGAATAAAGCTTTCTGTTGAAGGAGCAATAGTGTATTTTATGTGTTTATGGGTCTAAAGGTTGCCTGTAATAAGTAATCAATCACACATGCTGTGAACCACACCTCTCAGGAGCAGGTCTACAGTCCAGAaacataagtgtgtgtgcagcattcaTCATTtaccaaacacacagacagtaaAGAGTGCTGGTTGTTCCGGTGTATTCGTTCCGGTTTAAACCCCGCCCCGTTGGCCGGCTCCGTGTTACAAAAGCAGCGATCACACCGGATCGCACACAGCGTCGTTCTGCAGAGACAGAACAGTTGGGGAAAACAGCAACAATGGGAATAAAAATCCATGTGGAATACTGGTAATTACGTCTTTATCACGTCGCGTTGTTGTGTACATGTTGAGCTCGTTTGTGGCGGAGTCCGTGCTGTGAATCCCGACTAAAAACAGACAGCCGTGGCGACACACGAGCTATCGGCTCCACCGGCTCGCAGCTAGCCGGGGAAGCTACTtaatgtgctttttaaaataacgtTGCACATCTCTCTCCTCGCAGCGGGAGATGAGGGTACGAACCCCGCTACCGGGAGCTGCGCGACGTGGTCAAGCGCAAGTTCCCCGACGCGGACGTGTCCGGCACCGTGGGGAGACAAAGCAAGTATTGCTAGTGACGTTATGCCAGCTAAGGGAGTGTGATGATTACTTTATGCCCAGTTATCTGGGACTGATCCGTgtcttgtttatattttttattttacaggcAGCTTTGAGATTGAAGTCAACGGGCAGCTGATCTTCTCCAAGCTGGAGACATCAGGCTTTCCCAACGAGGATGACGTGAGTGAACATGGCATTTAAATCACGAGTGAAATGTATCAAAGTATGTACACAAGTACTTTAGTTCAGATGAGGGGTGCTTGTACTTTACTTgggtgtttttagttttcatgCCACGTCCTACTTTTAATTAGGGTTGGGTATCGGAAACCTGGTGACTCCGCGCTGTCAgtaggttacgagcctctcatttaactttgacagcggaggctgcgccgtgtgtgacggcgtgaacccgtgtggagcacaccagcgtcaggctgggcgcgatggggagaccgtcaccggtccccctgaacacgtggagaccgatgatgacgagcagccttaactcagattagtaccggaacgtttattgcaagtcttgcatttataaaagtaggccaagaaataataaattagccattataaccatgtttaagatagctcgtagctagcgctagctacgagctacgagcgtgacagtctgtcagCAGATGTGTTGCTGTACAGCGAGCCTGGCTGTacacccggtgttaccgggaatataattacggaggaataaagaccgtggggcatcactttgtttccgTGGACCTCTCGctttcagaagcaaaactttatttgtcacgtgtcagcTTCAGCACCTctaattggttgttctctttgcccatcaaaacagtggcaggattaaccctataaacaggggtgcacataactttttcagtgagttactcgggtgagtaccgggagatggtgtttggtactcactccatctGTAGCGTCAGTTTTGTGACGTACACCTACCTGCTGTTACATTGGTACATGCAGTAACAATGATATAATGGTCGCACAGTCTCAGGAACTACTTTTCTTCATTGAGTGTTTTTAAACTTAATGTAGGATTTCCTGATTAAtctgtttacttttaattttaACGGCCAATTTTATTAATGAATACAATTTTAAACTGATGGTTTAGCACAGGAAAACGCTGATGGCCAAGTAATCTGTGGCAACCTATCAATAGCTGATGGTGTTGCATTATATAACTGAGATAACAGAAAACGTGTCAGACATGTGAACGAGCTGTAAAATCTGCTGTTCACGGGACATCAAAGTGACCTTATCGTCTGGACTTTGTTAACAACAGATGCATCCCAAACAATCAAAATGATAAATCTCTCAAACGTCATTTAAAGTCACAGTGTGGCATTGGTTCGTTAAGGGAAGACGCGGGATAAAAAATTTAACGCTGGTAAATTACAACATCTCTGACTTCACGTTTTTCTTTCCTCCCACAGGTCATGGCAGAAGTTCAGAACGCCCACGATGGAAAAGCTATGCAGAAGATCACCAAAAGCCGTCCAGCATGCGTCATCATGTAAACCTCCCCCGGCCCCCCAGCATCATGACAGGCCAGTGCAACTGTAAACTGCCAATGCCACCTctggtctccccccccccccctgctggaaCCAGGCTGAAGTGAAACCTCGCTTTATACAAAGCCAGCAGAAACGTCAAACGTCTGGCTCCCCCTTTCTGTTCTCATTGTGGTGCTCCAGGCTGTTAATGATTACTGTAGCCtcaaaggttaaaggtcacaGTATGATGAATCCATTCCTGGAGGTCCTGAATGATCGGAGCCGAGATGGGGAGAAGATGTCGCAGAAGGATTGAAGGGCGTTCACTTTACTGTTCCTCCAGCCTCTTTGCCTGCTATTCTCTAACTGCCTAATTCTTTTGTCTTTCCATGCTTGGTTTACTGCTCTCACATGCAAACACCAGTTCCCACAGAAAGCAAAGATCATTCAAAGTTGATATGCTAATGTTATTCTTTAAAGGGCGACTGCCTCTTGGTTTCTGCCTCTGCACCGCTAATGGCTAATCGATTCCAGGATATGATAAATGTATGACTAATCACTGTAAGGGTTGTGGATAATGAAGCAATTTTATATCATTCGTGTTTGGTAAATGCTAAATTAACCTCgcaatagtttttttctttctccatatAACATTGGAAAacgtaaactttttttttttttcttcaatgaaAAGCTTCGCTGTATTTTAAACTGTCGGGGAGAAGAGTGATCAAAAGTGCTTCTGAAGACCACCACCCACTGGTCTGTCGGCTCACACCTAATGAGATGTCGGCTCGTTTGCCACAAATAATCTAAATGTTCACTCCGTTATCAGGAATCTATCATCTTTAAATAAACATACTGTATTAGTTCTCCGTGTGCTGCTTTTGTCATTATTTTATGACGTCAAAAGTGTCTCATCAATGAGAACATACTGGACTATGATTTCCTCCAGACACACGCAAGTAATTATTCAACAAACTGTTAAGTGCTCTATAATTAGCCTTCTCTCCCTGTACACCGTTTAAACAAAACACTGGGCGTGGTCACAGCTGCTCCTTTGGGACGGTCCATGGTTAGTTAACAGGAAGAGTCTCAGGGTGATGTTGGCCAGCAACTGGCAATTATTTTAGTCTACCAGTTGAGCAATGTTCCTTTTATGTTAGCGGCCCACATGGCAACCGTTGCTCGAGTCGAAGAGCACAGAACAAACTTGTGTATCTTCTGAAGTTTATCTTCATCTGAGGATTCTTTAACCAAACATACTGCATGACCATGTAACAGGTTTGTGGATGTCACCGGTAGGTTTCTTcccccaagcaccaaaggatgaCTATACAAAGAATGAAATTTGGTCATATCTTTTACTGTCATTGTAGGTTGTGCCTCTGCTCcccactctcgctctctcctcagGCCCCACTGCTCTTTT
Coding sequences:
- the selenow2a gene encoding selenoprotein W, 2a, which gives rise to MGIKIHVEYCGRUGYEPRYRELRDVVKRKFPDADVSGTVGRQSNFEIEVNGQLIFSKLETSGFPNEDDVMAEVQNAHDGKAMQKITKSRPACVIM